The Panicum virgatum strain AP13 chromosome 5K, P.virgatum_v5, whole genome shotgun sequence genome has a window encoding:
- the LOC120710261 gene encoding laccase-8-like has translation MAALEEGGSGKTGAVGVCALSLGGSAERAEARTWRPRREQHTFNVGGMGISQLCMNSVVYAVNQQLPGPTVEVSEGDTLVVHVVNASPYPISIHWHGIFQLQSGWADGANMITQCPIQPFAKFTYVFSVTGQEGTLWWHAHASMLRATIYGALIIKPRSGYPFPPPHAEIPILLGEWWNRNVDDVENDGLLTGLGPAMSDAFTINGSPGDQAPCGGAGMFQVEVESGKTYLLRIINAAVNAELFFRVAGHAFTVVAADASYINPHPTDVIVVAPGQTVDALMDAAAAPGRYYMAARAFESKTVPAPPPFDTTTATAVLRYKGVPDYDSSAPAAMPALPPYTDVVTAARFYWSLIGLVRPGDPVIPRTVDYSLVVAFGVEQAPCAPDQTRCQGFSVLASMNRHSFRFPEKVSLLEALFRGVPNVYSEDFPGWPAAPATTKATSVRKVNFNDVVEVVLQNEGYSRALGTENHPIHLHGFNFFVLAQGLGRFDPRMRSTYNLENPQVRNTVAVPAGGWAVIRFTANNPGMWFMHCHLDAHLPAGLAMVFEVLNGPAPNLLPPPPADYPKCH, from the exons atggcggcgctggaggaAGGCGGAAGCGG GAAGACCGGAGCCGTGGGCGTGTGCGCCCTGAGTCTAGGGGGATCCGCAGAGCGCGCCGAGGCGAGGACGTGGAGGCCGCGTCGGGAAC AGCACACCTTCAAT GTGGGCGGCATGGGGATCTCGCAGCTCTGCATGAACAGCGTGGTATACGCGGTGAACCAGCAGCTGCCGGGGCCGACCGTCGAGGTTAGCGAAGGCGACACCCTCGTCGTCCACGTCGTCAACGCCTCGCCGTACCCAATATCCATCCACTG GCACGGCATCTTCCAGCTGCAGAGCGGGTGGGCCGACGGCGCCAACATGATCACGCAGTGCCCGATACAGCCGTTCGCCAAGTTCACCTACGTCTTCAGCGTCACCGGGCAGGAGGGCACGCTGTGGTGGCACGCGCACGCCTCCATGCTCCGGGCTACCATCTACGGCGCGCTCATCATCAAGCCCAGGAGTGGCTACCCgttcccgccgccgcacgccgagatccccatCCTGCTAG GCGAGTGGTGGAACCGGAATGTGGACGACGTCGAGAACGACGGGCTCCTGACCGGCCTTGGCCCGGCCATGTCCGACGCGTTCACCATCAACGGCTCGCCGGGCGACCAGGCCCCCTGCGGAGGCGCCGGCATGTTCCAGGTGGAGGTGGAGTCCGGCAAGACGTACCTCCTCCGCATCATCAACGCTGCAGTCAATGCCGAGCTCTTCTTCAGGGTGGCCGGCCACGCCTTCACCGtggtcgccgccgacgccagctACATCAACCCGCACCCCACCGACGTCATCGTCGTCGCGCCGGGCCAGACCGTGGATGCGCTCAtggacgccgcggccgcgccggggcGGTACTACATGGCGGCGCGCGCGTTCGAGAGCAAGACCgtgcccgccccgccgcccttcgacaccaccaccgccaccgccgtgctCAGGTACAAGGGCGTGCCGGACTACGACTCCTCCGCCCCCGCGGCCATGCCGGCGCTGCCGCCGTACACCGACGTCGTCACTGCCGCCAGGTTCTACTGGTCCCTGATCGGGCTCGTCCGGCCGGGCGACCCCGTGATCCCTAGAACCGTCGACTACAGCCTTGTTGTCGCGTTCGGGGTGGAGCAGGCGCCGTGCGCGCCGGACCAGACCAGGTGCCAGGGGTTCTCGGTCCTGGCGTCCATGAACAGGCACTCGTTCCGGTTCCCGGAGAAGGTATCCCTCCTCGAGGCTCTCTTCAGGGGCGTCCCCAACGTGTACTCCGAGGACTTCCCgggctggccggcggcgccggcgacgacgaaggCCACGTCGGTGAGGAAGGTGAACTTCAACGACGTGGTGGAGGTGGTGCTGCAGAACGAAGGGTACAGCCGCGCGCTGGGCACCGAgaaccacccgatccacctgcACGGGTTCAACTTCTTCGTGCTGGCGCAGGGGCTGGGGCGCTTCGACCCCAGGATGAGGAGCACGTACAACCTCGAGAACCCGCAGGTGCGCAACACCGTCGCCGTGCCGGCCGGCGGCTGGGCCGTCATCCGCTTCACGGCGAACAATCCAG GTATGTGGTTCATGCACTGTCACTTGGACGCCCACCTGCCGGCGGGGCTGGCAATGGTCTTCGAGGTGCTCAACGGGCCGGCGCCGAATCTGCTCCCTCCACCTCCTGCAGACTATCCCAAGTGCCACTGA
- the LOC120708674 gene encoding heme-binding-like protein At3g10130, chloroplastic, producing the protein MGMVLGRITVETPKHEVLHAGDGYEVRKYPPCVAAEFTYDPKEWNGDADGGFTVLANYIGALGKPQNTKPEKIAMTAPVITSGGGGGEAPSEKIAMTAPVITAAGAEPVAMTAPVITDGQQAPGKVTMQFLLPSKYAKAEEAPRPTDERVVIREVPERKFGVVRFSGVAADKTVREKADGLRAALEKDGYTIKGPFVLARYNPPFTLPPLRTNEVMIPVE; encoded by the coding sequence ATGGGGATGGTGCTGGGCAGGATCACGGTGGAGACGCCCAAGCACGAGGTCCtccacgccggcgacggctACGAGGTCCGCAAGTACCCGCCCTGCGTCGCCGCGGAGTTCACCTACGACCCCAAGGAGTGGAAcggcgacgccgacggcggGTTCACCGTCCTCGCCAACTACATCGGCGCGCTCGGCAAGCCACAGAACACCAAGCCCGAGAAGATCGCCATGACAGCTCCCGTCAtcacctccggcggcggcggcggcgaggcgccctCCGAGAAGatcgccatgacggcgccggtcatcaccgccgccggcgcggagcCGGTCGCGATGACCGCGCCCGTGATCACGGACGGCCAGCAGGCGCCGGGCAAGGTGACAATGCAGTTCCTGCTGCCGTCCAAGTACGCCAaggcggaggaggcgccgcGGCCGACGGACGAGCGGGTGGTGATCCGCGAGGTGCCGGAGAGGAAGTTCGGGGTGGTGAGGTTCAGCGGGGTGGCCGCGGACAAGACGGTGCGGGAGAAGGCGGACGGGCTCAGGGCCGCGCTGGAGAAGGACGGCTACACCATCAAGGGCCCCTTCGTGCTCGCGAGGTACAACCCGCCGTTCACGCTCCCGCCGCTGCGCACCAACGAGGTCATGATCCCCGTCGAGTGA
- the LOC120710262 gene encoding fructokinase-like 1, chloroplastic, with the protein MKLISDGESSRALVAVPFPSSPRAKRSGNSHGHLRLLLPALFPKPNFLAAPLHPSLPRGRQLRCSPNGAAVPESPKPASRRGRKKSPSPSPSAPKAKATRRRTKKEGQDSDPESEKGPAKRAGRRTRKSKEEQQEVVAQTASDGTEETIQESEEEDGLEVWSGYDDGEDFANDWPPLVCCFGAPRWEFVPTVRVSDRQMHPDQYSTWRHLQWEPPEFARAPGSAASNVAIALTRLGGRGAVLGKVGDDDFGRELVYRMNCERVQTRAIKFDGKAATATARMKVSFRDREDGKGGTKLVAETVKSAAEDSLRKTEINVDVLKDARMFHFNSEVLLNPSMHDTLFRAIELSKKFGSKIFFDLNLPLPLWTSRDETKKVINRAWKEADIIEVSRDELEFLLDHEYYEYKRNTPPQYYLEGFHFTRNWPQYYNYSPEEIAPIWHDGIKILLVTYGTLRIHYYTPKFHGCVVGTEDALITPYTTDRTGSGDAVVAAAIRKLTTCPEMYEDQDTLERQLRFAVAAGIISQWTIGAVRGFPTESATQNLKEQVYVPSMW; encoded by the exons ATGAAATTGATTTCTGATGGAG AATCGAGTCGAGCGCTCGTCGCCGTCCCCTTTCCTTCCTCACCTCGAGCAAAGAGGAGCGGCAATAGCCATGGCCACCTCCGCCTTCTCCTGCCAGCGCTGTTCCCCAAGCCCAATTTCCTCGCCGCACCTCTCCACCCCAGTCTCCCACGAGGCCGCCAACTCCGCTGCTCGCCcaacggcgccgccgtgccggaaTCCCCTAAACCCGCCTCTCGCCGCGGTCGGAAGAAGTctccgtccccgtccccgtcgGCGCCGAAGGCGAAGGCCACGAGGCGGAGAACCAAGAAGGAGGGCCAGGATTCCGACCCGGAGAGTGAGAAGGGGCCGGCGAAGCGGGCAGGCCGCCGGACAAGGAAGTCCAAggaagagcagcaggaggtcgTGGCCCAGACGGCTAGCGACGGGACGGAGGAGACGATTCAAGAGTCCGAGGAGGAGGATGGGTTGGAGGTGTGGAGCGGCTACGACGACGGGGAGGACTTCGCGAACGACTGGCCGCCGCTGGTGTGCTGCTTCGGCGCGCCGCGGTGGGAGTTCGTGCCCACGGTGCGGGTGTCGGACCGGCAGATGCACCCCGACCAGTACTCCACGTGGCGGCACCTGCAGTGGGAGCCGCCGGAGTTCGCGCGCGCGCCGGGGAGCGCGGCGAGCAACGTGGCCATCGCGCTCACCCGGcttggcgggcgcggcgcggtgctGGGCAAggtcggcgacgacgacttcgGGCGCGAGCTTGTGTACCGCATGAACTGCGAGCGGGTGCAGACACGCGCCATCAAGTTCGACGGCAaagcggccacggccacggcgcgcATGAAGGTGAGCTTCCGGGACCGGGAGGACGGCAAGGGCGGCACTAAGCTTGTGGCCGAGACGGTGAAGAGCGCTGCCGAGGACTCCCTCCGCAAGACCGAGATCAATGTCGATGTATTGAAAGAC GCCAGAATGTTCCATTTCAATTCAGAAGTCCTGTTAAATCCATCAATGCATGATACACTCTTCAGAGCCATTGAATTATCCAAAAAATTTGGAAGTAAAATATTCTTTGATCTGAATTTGCCATTGCCATTGTGGACTTCAAGGGATGAGACAAAGAAGGTGATAAATAGGGCATGGAAAGAGGCTGATATCATAGAGGTGTCAAGGGATGAGCTGGAATTCCTCCTTGATCATGAGTATTATGAATACAAGAGAAACACCCCACCTCAGTATTATCTGGAAGGATTTCATTTTACAAGAAACTGGCCACAGTACTACAACTACAGCCCTGAAGAGATTGCTCCTATTTGGCATGATGGAATTAAGATCTTGCTTGTGACCTATGGGACACTTCGGATTCACTACTACACGCCCAAGTTTCATGGCTGTGTGGTTGGGACAGAGGACGCACTCATAACTCCATACACCACTGACCGAACAGGTTCTGGTgatgctgttgttgctgctgcgaTTAGGAAGCTAACGACTTGTCCTGAGATGTACGAGGACCAGGATACATTGGAGAGGCAACTAAGatttgctgttgctgctggaatCATATCACAGTGGACAATTGGTGCTGTGCGAGGATTTCCCACTGAGAGTGCTACCCAGAACTTGAAGGAACAAGTCTATGTGCCTTCTATGTGGTGA